The following is a genomic window from Pseudomonas parafulva.
ATGCAGGCGTCGTTGACCAGGTAGCGGGTGGCGAAGTTGTCGGTGCCGTCGAGGATCAGGTCGTAGCCGCTGAACAGCTCCACGGCCATGTCCGCTTCCAGGCGCTCGGTGTGGGTGCGCACCTTCACCAGTGGGTTGAGGCGGGCGATGGCCTGGCGTGCGCTTTCCACCTTGAGCTCGCCCAGGTTGTCGACGGTGTGGATCACCTGGCGTTGCAGGTTGGACACATCGACCCGGTCGAAGTCGATCACGCCCAATGTGCCGATGCCGGCCGCGGCGAGGTAGAGCAGGGTCGGCGAGCCCAGGCCGCCGGCACCGATGACCAGCACCTTGGCGTTCTTCAGACGACGCTGGCCGATGACGCCGATGTCGGGAATCAGCAGGTGGCGGCTGTAGCGGTTCACTTCTTCGCGGCTGAGCTCGGCAGCGGGCTCGACCAGAGGCGGTAGGGTCATATCGCTTTCTTCCATTCAGTAGATACGAACTGGAACCATTTTCAATTGCGGCGACCGTCGATTCAATCCGTTGGTGGGGCCGATTCGTATGGCAAAGCGCGGGAAAACTATGGGGTTCGGTGGGCGGTGCTGCTGGGTCGTGTTGGGGGCTGCTGCGCAGCCCCGAATGCCTCACCCAAGGCCTTACGACTGGAACGTCGCCAAGTCCTCGCACACGGCGGCGAACGCGGCGAGGAAGTGGTCGGCCTCCTCGCGGCTGAGCACCAGCGGGGGCTGGATGCGCATCACCCGGTTGTTGTTGGCGGTGACGAAGGTGAGCACGCCGTGCTCCTGGGACAGCTTGGTCATGAAGCGCAGCACGAACATGTCCTCCAGGCTCTGCTCCACCGCCTCGGCGGCCGCTTCGAGATGCGCGCGGGCAGCGCCGGAGAGCATGCGGTAGGTGGCCATGGCCTGGCCGGGGATGCGCCCGGCCAGTTCCTTGACCAACGCCTGCACGCCGCCCTGCAGATCCTGCTGGAACTCGATGGCCAGCATCAGCCCGCGGCCACGCACCGCCACCAGGAACGGATAGCGCTCGACTAAGTGCTGCAAGCCGGCCTGCAGGTGCGCGCCGATCTCGGCGGCATTGGCGGTCAGGTCGTCCTGCTCCAGCACGTCCAGCGCGGCCAGGGCGGCGGCGGCGGCGAAGTTGCCGCCGCCGAAGGTCGAGGTGTGCAGGGCGAAGCGGTCGATGTCGCCGTAGGCCCGCTGCCACACCGCCTCGCGCGACAGCGTGGCGCCAATCGGCACCAGCCCGCCGGACAGCGACTTGGACAGCACCAGGATGTCCGGCGCGGTGTCGTCCCACTGGCAGGCGAACAGCTTGCCGGTACGGCCCAGGCCGGTCTGGATCTCGTCGAGGATCCACAGGCAGTCGAATTCGTCGCACAGCGCGCGGACCCCGGCCAGGTAGCCCGGCGGGGGCAGGATCACGCCGCCTTCGCCCTGGATTGGCTCGACGATGAAGGCGGCCACATCGCCGCGTTCCAGGCGTGTGCGCAGCGCCTGGAGGTCGCCGAACGGCAGGCTTTCACAGCGCGGCAGCAGCGGCTCGAACGGCGTACGGTGCTTGGCCCGGCCGGTCACCGACAGCGCGCCGAGGGTCTTGCCGTGGTAGCCGTTGTCGCAGTACAGCACGCAGCGTTTGTCGCTGGCCGCCAGCGCCAGCTTGAGCGCGGCCTCCACCGCTTCGGTGCCGGAGTTGCTGAAGAACACCCGATTCAGCTCGCCCGGCGCCAGGGCCGCGAGGCGCTTGGCCAACAGGCTGGCATGCAGCGGCGCGGACAGGTACTGGATGAAGGTGGGGAACTGCGCCTGCAGGTAGCCTTGCAGGGCCTGGCTGATGGCCGGGTGGTTATGCCCGGTGTTGAGGCAGCCGTAGCCGGCGACGAAATCCAGGAAACGTCGCCCGTCCAGGTCGGTGAGCCAGCAGCCCTCGCCATGGCTGAACACCCGCTCGATATGGTTGAACTGGTAGAACTCGCGCAGCACCGGGTTGATGTGATCGGCGAAGCTGTTCAGCACTTCGCGGCGCAGGGCCAGCGGTTCCTCGTGCGCATCGCGGGCTTGCAAGGTGCGACGCGGGTGGTGGTGGCGGTGCAGGCGGTCGAACGCCTCGCTGCCGAGCACCTCGCCTTCGCAGGTCATCGGCGAGGGGCTGAAACCGTGGCGCTCGGCGATGCGGCCGATCTCCAGCACCTTGTCCACCGGCAGCTCGCGGCCCAGGGAGAACGGTTCGGCGCGGCCTTCCAGGGCCAGGATCATGGTTTCGGCCAGGCAGCCATTGAGGCTGCGCTTGGGCTCCAGGCCCAGGCTGCGCAGGCCCAGGTGCACGGCGGGGCTGGCCGAGACCAGGCCGGCGTCCACCAGCAGGATGTCGCGGCGCTGGTGGTCCACCGCCATCACGTCCTTGGGCAATGCGGCGTCCAGCACCACCGAGCCCGGCAGCAAGCGACGCGGGTCGATCAGGCCGCCGCTGGAGGTGGCGGCGACGTAGAAGCGCACCTGGGCGTAACAGTCTTCGAGGTTGTCGTGCAGGCTGACCTGGGCGTGGTACTGGCTGGGCAGGTATTCCAGGTGCGCCTGGGCTTGCTGGGCATTGCCCCGGTGCACCAGGCGCAAGCGGCAGCCCTGTTCGACCAGCAAGCGCGCCACCGCCAGGGCGATGGAGCCGGGATAGCCGAGCACGGCCACTTCGGCGTCCTGGGCGGCGATGCCCAGCAACCTGAGGCTGTCCATCAGGTTGGCATAGGCGGCGAAGGCGGTCAGCGAGTTGCCGGTGGTCACGGCCACGTCAGCCTGCTCCAGGGTGGCCACGCCACGGTTGCCGACGATCGCGGTGAAGCCGCCCAGGCCCACCAGCTCGGCGCCTTCGGCCTTGAGCGCGGCCACGCCCTGGAGTACACGCTCGGCAATGGCCCGTGGCTGGCGCAGCATCTGCTCGGCGGTCAGCGGCATGAACTGCAGCATCCCCGAGCACTCGGCGCCACAGGCGCTGACGATGCGGCCGAAGTCGATGAACGGCACCAGGTTGCGGCGCTGCCAGCGTTCGCGCTGGTAGCCCCAGGCCTGTTCTTCCAAGGTGCGGTCGAGCAGGTCGACCAGCTTGACCTGATGCAGCAGGCCGGTGGAGGTGGGGTGGGCAATGAATCCGAATTTCATCAGCAGTTTTCCATGTTCAGGCGGCTCCAGGCCGTTTCCGAGACCAGGCTCAAGCCATCGCCCTCGGAGTTGTGGCCGAGCCAGACGTCGAAGAAGTTGAGGCGTCCCGGCGCGCTCAGCGCCTGGCGCAGGGTGTCGGGGCAGAAGTGCAGCAGGCGTGCGCGGCAGATGCTGATCGGGCCGAAGGCGCGCTCCTGCCACAGCGGTCCGTCGGCCAGGGGCACGTTGACCTGGCTGGCGCCGTGGCAGGCGTAGCGCTTGTCCAGGTAGGTCTGGATCATCGACAGCACACCGTTGGCCAGGTACATCACCGTGACGTTGCGCTGGGCGCCATCGGCGGCGCTGGCCAGGCTCATGGCCAGGCGCTGCTCGATGTCCGGCACCAGCGCGCGGGCGCCGTCGCCGATGAAGGCCAGCACATGCCGGCCGTCGTTGCGGGCGATGTACGGCAGCGACACCAGCGCATCGCCCATCAGTGCCCGGCCGTACCAGCCGGAAAAACCGGCGTCGGTACGCGGCAGGTTGCGCAGCGCCGAGAGGCTGCAGCGGCCGACGTCGAAGACGCCGGTATAGCGGTAGCCGTCGCGCTCGATCATCTCGCCGAGCAGTTGGCCGAGGCGGTGAAAGAAGAAGTTGGGCGTCATCGGCAGGGTTTCGATCTGATCGCTGGGCAGCACTTCGCGGGTGCGTTGCAGGCGCTGCAAGCGTTCGCGGCGCGCCTTGAGCAGCGTCGGCGGGACGGCCAGGCGCGGTTCGAGGTAGTCGAGCACGGTGTCCAGGCCGAGGGTGACCGGCAACTCGCAGAACGGTGCGATGTGCTCGGCTTGGCGGTTGATCTGCACGATGTGGAACAGGCGTTGCAGACGGCCTTCGGAGTAGGGCGTGGCCGACTGGTCGATCTTGCTTTTGACGAACACCAGCCAGGGCTTGTCCGGCGTGTCCTCGGGCTGTTCCAGAAAGGCATGCACACGGCGGCTGAAGCCGTACATCGACAGCGGACCGAGGTAGTTGGCCACCGGTTCCTGGTCCTGGTAGGCGCACACGCTGCCGGGGGCGACGAGGCTGTCGGCCAGGGCGATGCCGCTGCGCCGGGCCAGCTCGACCACGCGCTGGCGCTCGCGGGCGTCGAGCCGGCCACATTGCCAGAGCACGCGCGAAGGGGCGTGGTTGAGCACCTCCAGCAGTTGTTCGAGGCTGGCCTGCTGCTGCGCGCTCAGGCCATGGGCGGCGGGCTCGATGGGCGCGGGTGGCGCGGGCTGCTCCACCGCCGCGCGCGACTCCAGCACCGCTTGAGTGGCGAACAGAAAGGTCGGTGCCGGGCGCTGCGCCAGGGCCTCGAAGGCCTGTTCGACACAGGCCGGGGCTTCGTCGGGACGGCGTATGAAGCGCTGCCACAGGCCACGGGCGGCGATCACCTGGTGGCCGTCGTTGTCCGCGTCCAGGCTGCCCTGGAAGGCGAACCACACCGATTCGGGCGAGTCGGCGCAGATCACCAGGCCCGGCGCACCGGCGCGCTTGAGATTGGCCAGGGTGCCGCGCATCTCGTCGAGCATCCCCGAGGTCATCACGATCACATAGGCGCGCTGGTACAACTGCCAGCCGGCCAGGGCGCTGACCGCCAGGGCGTGCTCGTTGCAGGCGCTGTGGAAACCGCAGGCGGTGGGCCGCAGCAGCTCGCCGAGCGAGTCTAGAAAGCCGGCGACCATGGAGCCGGTGAAGAAATGGCAGTCCCAGGCCTGGCCCCAGCGTTGGGTCATGCGCTGCTGGATGTCGCGGGCCAGCGCCACCGGCTCGCTGGTCTGCAGTGTGGTGCGGGCCAGCAGGCGGTTGCAGTAGGCGTGTTCCAGGTGGTCGACGAACAGGCGCAGCAGGTCGGCGCGGCGCAGCGCCGGGTCGGGGTGGGGCACGCGCAGCAGGCGGTTGCCGCCCAGCCGTTCGAGCCAGTGCTGCAGGTGCTGCGGGTCGCACAACAGCACGGCGCTGCTGGGCGAGCGCCGGGCCTGGGGTTGAGCGTCGAGCAGCGCGTGCAGTGGGTCATGTGCGGGTTGCTGGGACAGATGGCGGGTGTCGAGCAGCACGTGATCGCATGGGCAGGCCGAGGGCAGCGCGGCGTGGGCCTGGGCGAGGTCGTCGAAGGCCAGCAGTTCCAGCGCCAGGGCGCCTTCGCCGGCTTGCTGGCGCAGGTACGCCTCGGCCTGGCCCGCCACCTGGCGGTACAGGCTGTCCAGGTGCGCGTCCGGCCAATGCTGGCTGGCCAACGGGGTCTCATGGCCCAACCAGTGGTTGAGCCGGTCGAGCACGGCGCTGACATCGGCCCGCAGCGCGGGGTCGCGGCTGATCAGGCAGATGCCGTAGCGGTGTGGCTTCATGGTTTGCCCTCCAGAGCGATGGCGGTGACACCGGGGGCGGCGTCATCGGGGGTGTGCAGCAAGGCGTCGGTGCTGCGGGCGATGCTGTGGCGCACCCGCCAAGCCAGCAGCAGGGCCAGCAGCAATCCGCCGCACAGGCTGGCGAGCAGGCCGCCGTAGCCCAGGCGGTCGAGCAGCAGGCCGGCGAGCACCGGCGCTGCCAGGCGGGTGATGACGAACAGGCTCGATTGCAGGCCGTAGTCGCTGGCGCTGCGCTGCTGGCGGCTGAAGAACAGGGTCAGGCCGAACATCAAGGCCGACACGGCGCCCATGCCCACGGCCAGCAGCAGTGCGCCGGCGATCAGCCACGCCGTACCCAGCCGCAGCCATACCGCCAGGCCCAGCACCAGCAGGGCGAGCAGGGCGCTCGACAGGTACAGGACGATGGCCCGCGCGGTGCCCAGCACGCCGATCAGCCGACCGCCGAGCAGGCTGGCCAGCGCACCGAGGGCGCCACCGGCGATGCCGACCACCCAGGCTACCTGTTCCAGGGCCAGGCCTTGGTCGAGCAGCAGTGGCTTGAGGTACAGCCAGGCCGCGCCGATGAACGGAAATGCGCTGAGCAGCAGCCAGGTCCACTGGCGCGCGGCCGGTTGGCTGAAGAAACTCGCCCAGTCGGCCATCACCCCGGGCGCCGCGGAGGGCTGCGCGGGCGCGCTGGGCAAGCGTCGTCCGACCCATAGCAGCACCAGCACGCCGAGCCCCAGCGCCGTGCCCATGATCGCGAAAGGCGCCTGCCAGCCCAGGCGCGCCTGCACCAGCAGCATCGCGCCGCCGCCGACGATGGCACCGACGAACAGCGCGGCAGCGCGAATGCTGCCGGCGCGCACCTGCTCGCGGCGCGGCAGCCAGTGCACGGCCAGGGCATTGAGCGGGATGTCCATCCAGGTGGCGATGAGGCTGATGGCGAACGTCATGGCGAACAGTGCCAGGCGCTGGTCGATGAGGTTGTCGCGGGCGATCAGCGCGTACAGCCCGATCAGCGCCACGCTCAGCACCAGCAGCCAGCGTTGCAGGGGGGCACGGCTCAGGCGCACGCGCTGTACCGGCACCGCCAGCAGGAACTTGAACACCGCCGGCAGCCCGGCCAGTTGGAACAGCCCGATCTCGGTGCCGCTCCAGCCGTATTGGCGCATCACCAGTGGCAGGCCGAACATCAGGTAGATGCTCGGCACCGCCAGGGCTAGGTTGAGCCAGCCGAACAGCAGTTGCAGCGCAGTGAGGCGGGCGCGGGTCATGGCATCACTCCTTGGCCTTGCGGGCGATCACGGCGGTGACCGGCGTGACCGGGTAGCGGACCCCGTCGATCTGCTCCACGCCGCACCAACCGTTGTCCCGGAGCTGGCCCGCCAGTTCGCCTTCGGCCAGCACGTGGCGGCCCTGCAGGCGCATGTGCAGGTAGTACGGCAGCACCTGCGCGGCGGCCGCGCGGGCCTGGGGCACTTCGGCCTGGCAGCACACCAGCAGCCCGCCGGGGACCAGGGCGGCGTGCAGGCGCTGTAAGGTGGCCGGCAGGTCGCGGACGAAGTGCAGCACCGAGGAACACCAGATCAGGTCGTAGCCGCAGCCGATGTCGTCGCTGTCGAGGTCGCCGCCCTGCGCATGCAGGCGAGCGCTGAGGCCCGCTGCGTCGATGTTGTGTGCGGCCACCGCGGCCGTTTGCGGGTACTCGAACACGGTGCCGCTGAGCGCCGGCAACTGCCGGGCCAGGGCGATGGCCACCAGGCCGGGGCCGCCGCCGAGGTCGAGCAAGCGGCGCAGGCGCGGGTATTCCGGCAGGCTGGCCAGCAACGCGCAGGCGCTGTCGCAGGTGACCGCGCGCTGCTCCTGGGCGATCTGCAGGCGGGCGGCATTGGCCCAGGCCTGGTCGAGCTGGACGCTGGTCGGCGTGCGCCGGGGCAGGCCATTGCGCAGGTAGTCGTCGAGTTGCGCGCCGGTCTCGCGCAGCACGCGATGACGGAACATCAGCGCATCGCCGCAGTAGCTGGCGCCGTCGCTGCGCAGGTGACGGTCGGCCAGCGGGCGGTTGCGGTAGTGCGCTGGGTGCTGGGTATCGCGCTCAAGCAGGCCTTGGCTCCACAGCAGTTCGAGGAAATAGCCGGTGCTGTCAGCGTGCCAGTCCAGGTGCTGTGCCAACTGGGTGGCGGGCTTGAACTGTTGCAGGTGGTCGAACAGGCCGTGCTCCAGGGCCAGGTGCAGGGCATCGGCGCCCAGGCCACCCAGTTGCAGGTCCCAACTGGGCTGCAGCGGATGGGCGGTGGTGAGGTCCAGGGGCGCCGGGTGCGGGCGGGGGGCGTGTCGGGTCACGTTAACGTCCTGTCGTGGGCTGACCCGCGCCTTTGGGCAGGTCACGGGTCTGAAACGAAACGGGGCATGGCCGAATCGGCGAAAAGGGTGGTATATATTAAATGAGAATCATTCACGTAAAGTATGCGAGCCGGAGCCGTTTCTATGCGGCGCGATGGCCGCCGACCCTCAGGGATGTCTTGATGAACACGACCAATGCCGTTTCCCGCCTGGGCCTGGATCAACCCCGCCACCGTTCGGTGAGCAGCGATGGGCGTCTGCGCCTGCAACTGGACGAGACCTACGGGCAGTGCCACACCGACCTGCTGCAACTGGAGCAGGGGCTGTCCCTGGGCCGACTGCACTACCACCCCACGCGCACGCTGGTAGAAGAGACCTGTGGTCCGCACGACGGCCATGTGATGGTGGTCACCGTGGGCTTGCAGGGAAAATCCGGCTTCATCGGCCAGGACGGCAGCACCCTGGCCTTCGAAGCCGGGCACACCACCATCACCGCCTTTCGGGCCACGCCGGGCGAGCGGCGCTACCAGGCCAACGAGACCGCTTCGCAGCTGCGCGTGGTGATCGACCATGCCACGTTGTGCAAGTACGTCGGCGAGGCGCGGGCGACCGAGGTGCTGGGCAGCGGTCGCCTGCATCGCCTGGATTTTCGCCGCAGCTCCCAGGCCGCCCAGGCCCATGCCGCCGCACTGGTGCGCTACCTGCAACCGGGCGGGCTGGACCCGGCCCATCGCCTGGACCTGCACATCCACACCCTCAGCCTGCTGGCCGAGCAGTTCAACCTACTGGCACCGCAGCAGAGCAGCACGTCGGCGATGAGCACCTGTGACATCCAGCGCATCGAGCGCGCACGCAACCTGCTGTGCGAGCAACTGGACAAGCCGCTGACCGTGGATTACCTGGCCACGGCGGTTGGCATGAACGAGCACAAGCTCAAGGAAGGCTTCCGCTACCTGTTCGATACCACCCCGGCGCGTATGCTGCTGGAGCTGCGCATGCGCAAGGCCATGACCCTGCTGGAAGCCGGGCAGCAGGTGGCGCAGGCGGCGTGGCAGGTGGGGTACAAGTACCCGAACAATTTCACCGTAGCGTTCACGCGCTATTTCGGGCGCTCGCCAAAGTCGATTTTCGGCAAGAAGCGCTGAGGGATCGGCGGGCAGCGGCCCGAGCTATTCAGCTTTGCCGCCGCCCTGGCCGGGAGCGCTGTGCGGTCCAATCGCGACACAAGGCCGCTCCCACCGAGATTTGAGCTGCGCCCCAAATGTTGGACACCGGTCCACTTTTGGGGCGCAGCTCAGGCTTTTGTGGGCGCGGTGCGGGGGGAGTCCGGGGCTCTACAACTCGAAGCTGAGCCTCACGCCCACTTCGCGCGGCGGGCTGTAGACGGTCACCGCGCCGTTGAGCAGGCCCTGCGCGTCATAGCGCTTGTCCATCAGGTTGTCGACATAGGCGCTGACTGTGTACTGGCCAAACCGATACCCACCGCTCACGTCTACCAGCCCGTAACCGGGCCGCTGGTAGCGATTGGCTGCATCCAGGTAGATCTTGCCCACGGCGCTCAGGCCACCTTGCACGTACCAGCCGTCATCGGCGTCGTAGCGCAGGCCCAGGTGGCCGGTGAGGTCCGGGGCGAAGGGGTTGCGATGGTCCTTGTAGTCGTTGAGCCCCTCGCTGAAACGCTCGAAGCGCGTGCGGTTCAGGCCCAGCGCGGCGGTCAGCGTCCAGCGCTCGCCAAGCAGGTATTCCAGGTCCAGGTCCAGCCCGGTGGAGGTGGCCGACGCCGCGTTGGTGATGTACACCAGCCCCTGTTGCACCAACTGCTGCACCTGCATGTCGCGCACCTGCATGTGGTACAGCGCTGCCGAGTAGCGCAGGCGCTGATCGACGCTCAGGCCTTTGACGCCGATTTCATAGCTGTTCACCCGCTCCGGGTCGTAGGCGGGGTTGCCGGCGTTGCTGGCGAAGGCGTTGAAGCCGCCGGCGCGCATGCCCTGGGTGTAGCTCAGGTACACCTGGGCGTCCTCGCTCAGGGCGTATTGCAGCGCGACCTTGGGCGTGAAGTG
Proteins encoded in this region:
- a CDS encoding aminotransferase class III-fold pyridoxal phosphate-dependent enzyme, whose translation is MKFGFIAHPTSTGLLHQVKLVDLLDRTLEEQAWGYQRERWQRRNLVPFIDFGRIVSACGAECSGMLQFMPLTAEQMLRQPRAIAERVLQGVAALKAEGAELVGLGGFTAIVGNRGVATLEQADVAVTTGNSLTAFAAYANLMDSLRLLGIAAQDAEVAVLGYPGSIALAVARLLVEQGCRLRLVHRGNAQQAQAHLEYLPSQYHAQVSLHDNLEDCYAQVRFYVAATSSGGLIDPRRLLPGSVVLDAALPKDVMAVDHQRRDILLVDAGLVSASPAVHLGLRSLGLEPKRSLNGCLAETMILALEGRAEPFSLGRELPVDKVLEIGRIAERHGFSPSPMTCEGEVLGSEAFDRLHRHHHPRRTLQARDAHEEPLALRREVLNSFADHINPVLREFYQFNHIERVFSHGEGCWLTDLDGRRFLDFVAGYGCLNTGHNHPAISQALQGYLQAQFPTFIQYLSAPLHASLLAKRLAALAPGELNRVFFSNSGTEAVEAALKLALAASDKRCVLYCDNGYHGKTLGALSVTGRAKHRTPFEPLLPRCESLPFGDLQALRTRLERGDVAAFIVEPIQGEGGVILPPPGYLAGVRALCDEFDCLWILDEIQTGLGRTGKLFACQWDDTAPDILVLSKSLSGGLVPIGATLSREAVWQRAYGDIDRFALHTSTFGGGNFAAAAALAALDVLEQDDLTANAAEIGAHLQAGLQHLVERYPFLVAVRGRGLMLAIEFQQDLQGGVQALVKELAGRIPGQAMATYRMLSGAARAHLEAAAEAVEQSLEDMFVLRFMTKLSQEHGVLTFVTANNNRVMRIQPPLVLSREEADHFLAAFAAVCEDLATFQS
- a CDS encoding thiamine pyrophosphate-binding protein, whose product is MKPHRYGICLISRDPALRADVSAVLDRLNHWLGHETPLASQHWPDAHLDSLYRQVAGQAEAYLRQQAGEGALALELLAFDDLAQAHAALPSACPCDHVLLDTRHLSQQPAHDPLHALLDAQPQARRSPSSAVLLCDPQHLQHWLERLGGNRLLRVPHPDPALRRADLLRLFVDHLEHAYCNRLLARTTLQTSEPVALARDIQQRMTQRWGQAWDCHFFTGSMVAGFLDSLGELLRPTACGFHSACNEHALAVSALAGWQLYQRAYVIVMTSGMLDEMRGTLANLKRAGAPGLVICADSPESVWFAFQGSLDADNDGHQVIAARGLWQRFIRRPDEAPACVEQAFEALAQRPAPTFLFATQAVLESRAAVEQPAPPAPIEPAAHGLSAQQQASLEQLLEVLNHAPSRVLWQCGRLDARERQRVVELARRSGIALADSLVAPGSVCAYQDQEPVANYLGPLSMYGFSRRVHAFLEQPEDTPDKPWLVFVKSKIDQSATPYSEGRLQRLFHIVQINRQAEHIAPFCELPVTLGLDTVLDYLEPRLAVPPTLLKARRERLQRLQRTREVLPSDQIETLPMTPNFFFHRLGQLLGEMIERDGYRYTGVFDVGRCSLSALRNLPRTDAGFSGWYGRALMGDALVSLPYIARNDGRHVLAFIGDGARALVPDIEQRLAMSLASAADGAQRNVTVMYLANGVLSMIQTYLDKRYACHGASQVNVPLADGPLWQERAFGPISICRARLLHFCPDTLRQALSAPGRLNFFDVWLGHNSEGDGLSLVSETAWSRLNMENC
- a CDS encoding MFS transporter, with translation MTRARLTALQLLFGWLNLALAVPSIYLMFGLPLVMRQYGWSGTEIGLFQLAGLPAVFKFLLAVPVQRVRLSRAPLQRWLLVLSVALIGLYALIARDNLIDQRLALFAMTFAISLIATWMDIPLNALAVHWLPRREQVRAGSIRAAALFVGAIVGGGAMLLVQARLGWQAPFAIMGTALGLGVLVLLWVGRRLPSAPAQPSAAPGVMADWASFFSQPAARQWTWLLLSAFPFIGAAWLYLKPLLLDQGLALEQVAWVVGIAGGALGALASLLGGRLIGVLGTARAIVLYLSSALLALLVLGLAVWLRLGTAWLIAGALLLAVGMGAVSALMFGLTLFFSRQQRSASDYGLQSSLFVITRLAAPVLAGLLLDRLGYGGLLASLCGGLLLALLLAWRVRHSIARSTDALLHTPDDAAPGVTAIALEGKP
- a CDS encoding methyltransferase domain-containing protein, which gives rise to MTRHAPRPHPAPLDLTTAHPLQPSWDLQLGGLGADALHLALEHGLFDHLQQFKPATQLAQHLDWHADSTGYFLELLWSQGLLERDTQHPAHYRNRPLADRHLRSDGASYCGDALMFRHRVLRETGAQLDDYLRNGLPRRTPTSVQLDQAWANAARLQIAQEQRAVTCDSACALLASLPEYPRLRRLLDLGGGPGLVAIALARQLPALSGTVFEYPQTAAVAAHNIDAAGLSARLHAQGGDLDSDDIGCGYDLIWCSSVLHFVRDLPATLQRLHAALVPGGLLVCCQAEVPQARAAAAQVLPYYLHMRLQGRHVLAEGELAGQLRDNGWCGVEQIDGVRYPVTPVTAVIARKAKE
- a CDS encoding helix-turn-helix domain-containing protein — translated: MNTTNAVSRLGLDQPRHRSVSSDGRLRLQLDETYGQCHTDLLQLEQGLSLGRLHYHPTRTLVEETCGPHDGHVMVVTVGLQGKSGFIGQDGSTLAFEAGHTTITAFRATPGERRYQANETASQLRVVIDHATLCKYVGEARATEVLGSGRLHRLDFRRSSQAAQAHAAALVRYLQPGGLDPAHRLDLHIHTLSLLAEQFNLLAPQQSSTSAMSTCDIQRIERARNLLCEQLDKPLTVDYLATAVGMNEHKLKEGFRYLFDTTPARMLLELRMRKAMTLLEAGQQVAQAAWQVGYKYPNNFTVAFTRYFGRSPKSIFGKKR